The Calypte anna isolate BGI_N300 chromosome 1, bCalAnn1_v1.p, whole genome shotgun sequence region CATGATACCCCCTCAGAAGCCCCGCTACACTCCCCGGGCGGCTCCGTACCGCCCCTCGGCtaggggaaggaggagcaggaggaggcgGGGCCGAGGCCGGGACAGCATCGGGCGGGGCCGCGGGCGAAGCAGCGGGTGAAGCAGCGGTTGCGGGGGCGTAGGGGCCGTTCGGGCCGTTGCTGCAGACGCCTCGCAGCGTCCCTGTGTCACTGCGCTGCTGTCGTCTCCGTAATAGTTTGTACTTCTGGCATGGGGCGTACCGACACACAACCTGCTGATTCTAAAGTCTAATACCTTTCTAAACAGCTGTGACGCTGAGGTGAGCAAAGAGCAAGCTCTGGTCCCTTGGAGCCCTTCTCCAGCAGCCCCGGATTCCCCAGCTGGCACCGCACCCTGCCATGGCAATGAAAGTGCTTCAtctcctccttcagctgctcagctgctgtctgGTAGGCTCGGGGGTCTCCTTTGCCTCCGCACCTGCTCTTCCAGGAGTCAGAGTCAACAACTGTGCTGCAAAAACCATAGAAGCACCAGTGGCTTTCCAAAGAGAACCctgttctttaaaaactgtCAGGATTCAGAAGCCTTATGAGACCGACACCCTGTTCTACACAAGGACGacatcctttttcctttttgttagaTTAGAGGTAGAGTGCAACGTTACTATACGTATCAAGCCCCTGTGGCAATTCTATCGTGTTCCAGAGAGAACAAATGTTCCAGAATGGGCAAAGCCACTAAACATTCCTTCACTGCGTGGTGTAAATACGATACGCTTAACTGTTCCCAGTTTCGCTTTGGACCATGGGAAGTATCTGGTTCATTTTGATGTTGAGGTAATTCAAATTACGTCCAAAAAATTTCTCAAGGGCCAAGATAGAATTTATGTTCAGATTCAGAAGAGTGGCCTAGTGGCAAATATTGCAGGAGGCAGGTTGCGCACAGTGGGTTTTTCTGATAATTGGAAGCTTGATGGCTCTGCATCCTATGATCCCGATTCACTGAAGGAAGGAGTGAAGGGAATCCTATTTCATTGGTACTGCACTAGAAATCTGAAAGACTATAAATTCTGGCAACTCAGCCGTGAAAACAAATGCCGTCCAGAACAGACCAGTTTGAGGTGGGTACCACACTTAGATGCAGTTCAAGCAGTGGCACCCAAAACCCTGAGAGTAAACACCACATACTACTTTCGCCTAGAGATTGAAAAGGATCAAAGGAAGAACTTTGCTATGCAAACTGTAGTGGTGCGGTCTGGCTCACCACCCCTTCTCAGTGTGGTGTGCATTGAAAATTGTGGTAGATCTCTGATCCCAACAGAGAGATTTATATTGTCTGGAAAATGCCTAACCTGTGGAACATACAAACAGCCAGTCTACTACTGGTCCCTTTTGGCAGAAAACTCTACAGAAATTAACTTCGACTGGTCTTCCAGAACCTCAACAGGAAGATTTGGGGCTTACCTTTCTATACATGCTCTGACTTTTACAAAGACTGCACTTCAATCCTACATACTTCTGCTAAAAGTAACTACCTGGGATGGTAGGTCCTCAACCTACAGACATGAGTTTAAGGTGAATTCACCTCCTAGGGCTGGTAAGTGTAGTATCAAACCACGCTGGGGCACAGCCTTTCTGACAAAATTTGTGGTTCAATGCAGTGGATTTTCTGACACCAATTTACCTCTGACTTATAAAGTGATAGTAGCTTCCAATGTACCCCAAACTACCAAAGTAACTTCTGTGAATGAAAACACATTTGGCATAATTATGTACTTTGGTTATGAGCCTAAAACTCCTCCATCTTTTCTCCCAGTTGGAGAGCCCTCTCAGAAGTACAACTTGCCACTCTATGTTCAAGTCCACAATTCCCTCGGGGCGTTTACCCAGGTGAATTTGAGCGTCCGCGTACAGAACCCTGTCAAGAGTCGACCACTCACTGTTGTGTTCCACGAGCTACTGGCCTCAATAAGTGGTTTAGCCGCACCAATGACATCTTATATGCAGAGTGGAGATTATCTGAGTGCAACTTATTTGGCTTATCTGGCAGCCTCAGTCTTGAACTATATTAAAACTAAATCAACTCTCCCGGTGCCAAAGGGTCGGTTTCGGAAAAACCTGATCAATACAGCCATGAATATTTCAGTTCAAAGCACAGTGGAAATCAACCAAATAGTTGCTGCTCTTTCCCTAGTCACGGAGGAAACTGAAGAAGTGGACATTAGATCACAAGACCTTGCCCTTCAGAAACTGACAGAAGCAATGAGAGTGCTGAAGACGGAGAGGTCTGAGAGAAAGTGGTCTGAGGAAGCAGAAATTCAGACCAGCGGAATACTAAAGTGCTTGTCCAACATCCTGAGAGCTGCTCTTCTGCATCTCAGGAATGTCAACGTTAGTGGAGTTAAAAAAGCCTTCTTCATCATGGAAAATTTAACAGAGGTAGTTTTCCAGGGCAAAGTCCCCGGAGAAGCAGAaactcaaatgaaaacaaaagactGGAATATCACTCTGAACAAAAATGAAACCTGGCAAATTCCAGATGCTTTCCCTACCAGAGACACCTGCAGGAACTGCTTTTATCCATCTCTGAAAAAGGGAGATGTTTTAGCATTTCCCAAGGATGCCGTGATTTCCACTGCTCTTTTTGAGTTTGATGAGAACCCTTTCCCTTGGTTAGGTTACACAACAGAAATTGCAACAACGATCTTGGGGTTCAAAATGACAGAGACAAAGGCTAATGGGGATCAACTGCGGATCATGCCTCAAGGAGCAGATATTATTGTTGCTAGGAAAGACAGTGAAGTTTCAACTTTCCAATTAACAATGGGACCTGATAAAAGACAAGGTTACACAATTGGAGGATTTAATTTCGAGGTTGAAAGAGATACCAAGATCATATATATTCAGATCCTGACACAATTAGAAGTTACTTTCAAGGTGCTAGTCTTTACAGGCTCCAACGTCACTCATGCTCAACCCATTGCCTCTTTTGAAGCTTTTCACAACAGGTCAACAGTTGCAAGCAAAAATGAGACAACTAGCGATGACTGTGTCATTAAGACTCCCTATATTATCTGTCTCCCAGAGTCACTGCTGACAGCCACAGCTCAGGAAAGCAACGCAGGCACTTACAACATCTCCATTGTCTTGCTGACACCCTACATTGTAAGGCATCAAACGCAGGAACTGGTGAGCATACACATTTTTAGTGACCAGTGCGTATTTCTGCTCGGCCTCCAAAGTGCGTGGGCAGAAGACACGTGCAGGGTTGGGCCCTTAACTGACTGGCAGAGGGTACACTGTGTTTGCGATATAAAGAAGGATCAGAGCAGTCATTTTCTCCCTGATGTGTCAACCTCATTCCTGTTCAGCATGATGTTCCTGGCAGCCAAAATATTAGTTACTCCCAACGCAGTAGATCTGGGAACAGCCCTGATAGCAGACATACCTAGAAACCCAGTGACTCTCTTAACagtgttctttatttttgtcatcTACTTTCTTTTGTTCCTCTGGGCCCTGAAAAAAGACAGGATTGACAGGGAACGCAGAGACACGGTTATAGTTCTGCCAGACAACGACCCCTTTGATAAAGTGAGCTTTTTGGTTACTTTATACACAGGCAGTCGCTGGGGAGCTGGAACCAAAGCAGATGTCTTTCTTCAGCTCATTGGCCAGAATGGCACAAGTGATGTCCATTGTTTACGGCACTCGTATTTTCCATCTTTCCAAAAAGGAAGTGCTGATCGCTTTCTGTTAACTACAAAGACAGACTTGGGAGACATTTGTGCCTTGAGGGTCTGGCACAACAACAGGGGCCCATCTCCAAGCTGGTTCTTAAGCAGAGCCAAAGTTGAAAATATGGCCACCAGGGAAACCTGGTTCTTCATGTGTAGGAAATGGCTTTCTATTGACAAGGATGATCACTTACTAGAAAGgacattttctgccacagaccCCAAGACACCTCTGCCCAGAAGCGATGTCTTTTTGATTAATCTTGCCAGGAGCCTGGCAGATAACCATCTGTGGTTCTCAGTTTTTGCTAGTGTTCTCACTAGCACCTTCAACAGGCTCCAAAGGCTGTCTTCTTGCTTAgcaatattattattaaacttGTTTGTTAACATTATGTTCTTTAATGCTGAAAAGGATGAAGAATCTACAGTACACTTCGGTTATTTGAGATCAATAGTAGTAGGAGTTGAATGTGCATTGCTTACTGTACCTGTGGAGATGATTATAATTGTCTTATTTAAGTTTTCCAAGaagaaaccttttcctcctgatGGGGCTCAGAAAGACCCAACGCTAGGTTCACCATTCATGGCTGGAAAACTTAAGAATTGGAAGGAACGTTTGCAAAAATCGTACCCTTCAGAAACTTCATCACAAATGAAGAATAATATTCCTTTGGAGAACCTTCCCGGTCCCAGCAACTCACAGAGCCCACCATTTTCCACAAAGACAAGGAGCCAGGGAGATCCACAAAACAGGAGTAACCACACCGTTTCTGAAAGAGATAAGAATGCAATTGGCACAGACAAGCAGACAGGAATCACAAATTCCCCTCCAATGGCTGAGGCCTGCCAGAGCCAGGTACCATCAAATTCcggttttaaaaataattacactgaAGAAGGGGGCAACttgcagaaagaagagaaatcacTAGGCATTACCTCCACGTCCTCTCACAATACACAgcacttaattttttgttggtggtgtgTCTATGTCTCATGGGCACTAGTTATAGCTGTCACTGGGGTGTCATCATTTTTCATTGTGTTATATGGCTTGTCTTATGGCTATCAGACTTCAGTAGAGTGGCTTATAGCATCTGCAGTCTCCTTTATTGAGaatgtgtttttcatttcaatcctgaaaataagttttttaaTAGCTATACGTACAATTCGTCCAAAATACTGTGAGAACATCATCTGGGTAACTCAGGAAAAGTATTCTGAGATAAGGTTGGGTAAAGAAATTATGAATGCAGATGAGATGAGAGAGATGCACTTGAAACTTGCTAAACTCAGGGGCAGCAAGAAGTATAAGCCTTTAGGAGCTGACAAAATTGCAACCTTGATGAGAAGGGCAAAAATCAAAGCCAAGgcatttgttttcataaaagGTCTCATCAGTCACCTTGTCTTTTTAACATTACTATTAAATTTTGTCTATTCCACTGAGAACGCAAACAGTTTCCTCTACAACCAGTTCATCCATAGGCAGTTCTCTCCACGACTCTCCAGTGTAGATAAGCTAGAACATATCTATGTGTGGGTAAAAGACTTGTTCTTGCCCATGATCCACAATGACATGCAGCCAACCTTTCTTCCCAAGAGCTGGTCAAAAATAGTTGGTTTGCCTAGGATGAGGCAAGTGCGTGCTAAACGTaccaagaaaaaatgtttccatccTTACAGCTTTGTCAATAACTCTGTTATCGTCAAAAGCCACTGTCTTCCCAAATATGGCACTGACATCCCAGAGAGAGGTGATTTTGCTGGCATTTGGACAAAGGTGGACAATCAGTCTGCCTCCAAGGATGCCAGCAGTTACACTGGGTTCACTTACGAGTGGAACTGGACTCCCTGGGTGTATTATTCATATGGAGATTTGCACACATACGGACCAGCAGGAtatacattttacttttttcctgaagaaggaAAACCTAATTCAACGATAAGGCTGGATGCTCTGCAACAGAGTGACTGGCTTGATGAATATACATGGGCTGTGATCATTGAACTAACTACATTTAACCCTGATGCAGATCTCTTTTGCACCATCTCAGTCATATTTGAAACGTCAAATTTTGGGATCATAAAGCCAAGTTTGTCAGTGCACTCTTTTGCACTCCCCATTTTTCATCAGCAAACTAAATCACAAATGTGTCTGTTTGGAattctttttgcctttctgttaATTTATGTCGTGGATGAGCTTAAAACCATAGGCcgagaaaaaaaatactacattaGAAACATTTTCAATATAATCAACTTATGCTTAAAATCAGCATTACTCCTTGTTGTTTGTTTAAAGGTCATGAAGTTTAAGATGGGAGAGGATATACTGAACTTTTACTTACTTAACCCAGATGATTTCATTCACTTTCATGCAGTTTCTCAATTGGACCAGCTTTTAAGGATTACTCTGGGCTTTTTAGCATTTCTTACAGTCTTGaaaactctgaaatattttgttttactttatgATGTGCGCCTGGCACAAAAATCAATCCTGGCAGCCCTTCCCAGCATCTCTTCAATGGCCT contains the following coding sequences:
- the LOC115597796 gene encoding polycystic kidney disease and receptor for egg jelly-related protein-like is translated as MAMKVLHLLLQLLSCCLVGSGVSFASAPALPGVRVNNCAAKTIEAPVAFQREPCSLKTVRIQKPYETDTLFYTRTTSFFLFVRLEVECNVTIRIKPLWQFYRVPERTNVPEWAKPLNIPSLRGVNTIRLTVPSFALDHGKYLVHFDVEVIQITSKKFLKGQDRIYVQIQKSGLVANIAGGRLRTVGFSDNWKLDGSASYDPDSLKEGVKGILFHWYCTRNLKDYKFWQLSRENKCRPEQTSLRWVPHLDAVQAVAPKTLRVNTTYYFRLEIEKDQRKNFAMQTVVVRSGSPPLLSVVCIENCGRSLIPTERFILSGKCLTCGTYKQPVYYWSLLAENSTEINFDWSSRTSTGRFGAYLSIHALTFTKTALQSYILLLKVTTWDGRSSTYRHEFKVNSPPRAGKCSIKPRWGTAFLTKFVVQCSGFSDTNLPLTYKVIVASNVPQTTKVTSVNENTFGIIMYFGYEPKTPPSFLPVGEPSQKYNLPLYVQVHNSLGAFTQVNLSVRVQNPVKSRPLTVVFHELLASISGLAAPMTSYMQSGDYLSATYLAYLAASVLNYIKTKSTLPVPKGRFRKNLINTAMNISVQSTVEINQIVAALSLVTEETEEVDIRSQDLALQKLTEAMRVLKTERSERKWSEEAEIQTSGILKCLSNILRAALLHLRNVNVSGVKKAFFIMENLTEVVFQGKVPGEAETQMKTKDWNITLNKNETWQIPDAFPTRDTCRNCFYPSLKKGDVLAFPKDAVISTALFEFDENPFPWLGYTTEIATTILGFKMTETKANGDQLRIMPQGADIIVARKDSEVSTFQLTMGPDKRQGYTIGGFNFEVERDTKIIYIQILTQLEVTFKVLVFTGSNVTHAQPIASFEAFHNRSTVASKNETTSDDCVIKTPYIICLPESLLTATAQESNAGTYNISIVLLTPYIVRHQTQELVSIHIFSDQCVFLLGLQSAWAEDTCRVGPLTDWQRVHCVCDIKKDQSSHFLPDVSTSFLFSMMFLAAKILVTPNAVDLGTALIADIPRNPVTLLTVFFIFVIYFLLFLWALKKDRIDRERRDTVIVLPDNDPFDKVSFLVTLYTGSRWGAGTKADVFLQLIGQNGTSDVHCLRHSYFPSFQKGSADRFLLTTKTDLGDICALRVWHNNRGPSPSWFLSRAKVENMATRETWFFMCRKWLSIDKDDHLLERTFSATDPKTPLPRSDVFLINLARSLADNHLWFSVFASVLTSTFNRLQRLSSCLAILLLNLFVNIMFFNAEKDEESTVHFGYLRSIVVGVECALLTVPVEMIIIVLFKFSKKKPFPPDGAQKDPTLGSPFMAGKLKNWKERLQKSYPSETSSQMKNNIPLENLPGPSNSQSPPFSTKTRSQGDPQNRSNHTVSERDKNAIGTDKQTGITNSPPMAEACQSQVPSNSGFKNNYTEEGGNLQKEEKSLGITSTSSHNTQHLIFCWWCVYVSWALVIAVTGVSSFFIVLYGLSYGYQTSVEWLIASAVSFIENVFFISILKISFLIAIRTIRPKYCENIIWVTQEKYSEIRLGKEIMNADEMREMHLKLAKLRGSKKYKPLGADKIATLMRRAKIKAKAFVFIKGLISHLVFLTLLLNFVYSTENANSFLYNQFIHRQFSPRLSSVDKLEHIYVWVKDLFLPMIHNDMQPTFLPKSWSKIVGLPRMRQVRAKRTKKKCFHPYSFVNNSVIVKSHCLPKYGTDIPERGDFAGIWTKVDNQSASKDASSYTGFTYEWNWTPWVYYSYGDLHTYGPAGYTFYFFPEEGKPNSTIRLDALQQSDWLDEYTWAVIIELTTFNPDADLFCTISVIFETSNFGIIKPSLSVHSFALPIFHQQTKSQMCLFGILFAFLLIYVVDELKTIGREKKYYIRNIFNIINLCLKSALLLVVCLKVMKFKMGEDILNFYLLNPDDFIHFHAVSQLDQLLRITLGFLAFLTVLKTLKYFVLLYDVRLAQKSILAALPSISSMAFIVVAYFFVFMAFGYLAFGQHEWNYNNMIHSAQTIFSYCVSAFRDTEFSSNRLLGGLFLASFMLVMICVLINLLHAVIMSAYSDTKQPVVDEPSEEELVLAFVWQRLRQIFYRLICKTPKTSKPDFFHKVLYGRPRRKYYRHLGLKKREINGKKMVYLVI